One Niabella beijingensis DNA window includes the following coding sequences:
- a CDS encoding efflux RND transporter permease subunit — protein sequence MNIIRFALRKPIAIMVVVLAIAFFSYNTIKKINVDIFPEVELPAMYVAMPYGGLSPAYMDGFMANEFQKVLLFVSGVKNIDFKSVQGLTLMKLTFYPGTDMSQAAGEVSTSVSRAMGFLPPGAVPPMVVRFDGSSLPVGNLVFESDQRSVNEIQTLALTKIRPMFVQIPGITSPAPFGGNIRSIVINIDPEAMQANGLSPEDITVAITKNSLPSPAGNIRIDNENLMAPINSIAKGPEELLKTPVRTSDNRTVYVGDVARVEDGADQTVGYALVNGKRSVYLPIIKKADASTLDAVENLKAAIPMLKDQLPEDVKVSYEFDQSNYIERSLSNLIHEGILGAVFTGLMILLFLGDTRGAIIVVLTIPIAILAAVTTLYLFGQTINIMTLSGLALSIGILVDEATVTIENIHQHMEMGKKKQRAIIDALLEISIPKLLILLCILAVLTPAFIMAGIPKDMFMPLSMAVAFAMIASFLASQTFVPILANWMMKNKHNTEANTPRKRAFFDKFRVNYSFKMRKWSTKAIPLFVVYVLVAGAISGLLLTVVGTDVMPVSNNGDFQIRIDAPSGSRLEKTEQIVKDITEDIKAELPENGLNITSAFVGMHPAGSPINPIFLFSNASHEAVLQISVNKEVYGGSMEDFKEKVRQKIIKKHPEVAFNFEPMELTEKIMGQGAMTPIEVKVGAGQVKGAYAHASKIEANLKKVPYLRDVRIAEPVAYPSMEIEVNRDLAGQFGLTMQDITRSLVTATSSTRFTDKNLWIDPKSGLVFQTQVQIPEGIMSEERLRSLPLKAGSLRPVLEDVATIRRVTAPAQVNRKGPNRYVTIVANLYDKDLGTASRAVKQAIKDAGEAPRGTVVWTEGTLQLLDDTLGSLLAGLGVAIIAIFLMLSAYYQSFKVPLIILSVLPAVIAGSLIILFLTGSTLNLQSYMGIIMSLGVSVSNAVLLVNQAEYYRTKMALRPINAARLAASSRLRPVLMTAAAMLAGMLPMALGLGDGAEQVAPLGRAVIGGLIASTVTILLLVPHFFSSMMSRTKVISPSLDPDDCESRYYAEQSGKQTI from the coding sequence ATGAACATTATAAGATTTGCGTTAAGAAAGCCCATTGCGATTATGGTTGTCGTACTGGCGATAGCATTCTTTTCGTATAATACCATAAAAAAAATTAACGTAGATATATTTCCTGAAGTGGAATTGCCTGCGATGTATGTTGCCATGCCTTATGGCGGTTTATCGCCAGCATATATGGATGGCTTTATGGCAAACGAGTTCCAAAAGGTACTCCTGTTTGTCAGTGGCGTAAAAAATATTGATTTTAAAAGCGTACAGGGTTTGACCCTGATGAAGCTGACCTTTTATCCCGGAACCGATATGTCGCAGGCTGCCGGAGAGGTATCAACATCCGTTTCACGGGCAATGGGCTTCCTGCCGCCCGGAGCCGTCCCCCCGATGGTGGTACGCTTTGACGGTAGTTCGCTCCCTGTGGGTAACCTCGTGTTTGAAAGCGACCAGCGTTCCGTAAATGAAATACAGACATTGGCACTGACCAAAATAAGACCGATGTTCGTACAAATTCCCGGTATTACTTCTCCTGCGCCTTTTGGCGGGAACATCCGTTCCATTGTCATTAACATTGACCCCGAAGCGATGCAGGCGAACGGATTAAGCCCCGAAGATATTACGGTAGCCATTACCAAGAACAGTCTTCCGTCACCTGCCGGAAATATCCGCATTGATAATGAGAACCTGATGGCTCCCATTAACTCCATTGCCAAAGGACCCGAAGAATTGTTGAAAACCCCTGTAAGAACAAGCGATAACCGTACTGTATATGTGGGCGATGTTGCTCGTGTGGAGGACGGAGCCGACCAAACCGTGGGCTACGCTTTGGTAAATGGTAAACGTTCGGTTTACTTGCCTATTATCAAAAAAGCGGATGCCTCTACTTTGGATGCAGTGGAAAACCTAAAGGCAGCTATCCCGATGCTGAAAGACCAGCTACCGGAAGATGTAAAGGTCAGCTATGAGTTTGACCAATCCAATTATATCGAGCGTTCCCTTTCCAATCTGATACACGAGGGAATTTTGGGAGCGGTATTTACAGGGTTGATGATATTATTGTTCTTAGGCGATACCCGTGGGGCTATCATTGTGGTACTGACCATACCGATTGCCATTCTTGCAGCCGTGACCACATTGTACCTTTTCGGGCAGACCATTAATATTATGACATTGAGCGGGCTTGCCCTGTCCATCGGTATCCTGGTCGATGAAGCCACGGTAACGATAGAGAACATTCACCAGCACATGGAAATGGGTAAAAAGAAACAGCGAGCCATTATAGATGCTTTGCTTGAAATCTCTATCCCCAAATTGCTGATATTGCTGTGTATCCTTGCGGTATTGACCCCTGCATTTATTATGGCAGGTATTCCGAAAGATATGTTTATGCCTTTGTCTATGGCGGTTGCCTTTGCGATGATTGCATCCTTTTTGGCGTCACAGACCTTTGTCCCGATACTGGCAAACTGGATGATGAAAAACAAGCACAACACGGAAGCCAACACACCGAGAAAGCGGGCTTTTTTCGATAAGTTCCGGGTAAACTATTCGTTTAAAATGCGTAAATGGTCAACCAAAGCCATACCGCTTTTCGTGGTCTATGTATTGGTTGCTGGTGCAATTTCAGGCTTATTATTGACTGTTGTAGGCACGGACGTAATGCCCGTTTCCAATAACGGCGATTTTCAGATACGAATAGATGCTCCGTCAGGAAGCAGGCTCGAAAAGACCGAGCAGATTGTCAAAGATATTACGGAGGATATTAAGGCTGAACTCCCTGAAAACGGATTGAACATTACCTCCGCATTTGTAGGGATGCACCCCGCAGGTTCACCTATCAACCCGATATTCCTTTTTAGTAATGCTTCTCACGAAGCCGTGCTGCAAATTTCGGTCAATAAAGAGGTGTACGGCGGTTCGATGGAAGATTTTAAAGAGAAAGTCCGTCAAAAGATTATCAAGAAGCATCCCGAAGTTGCTTTCAATTTTGAGCCGATGGAACTGACCGAAAAAATCATGGGTCAGGGAGCGATGACACCTATTGAGGTTAAAGTCGGAGCAGGTCAGGTAAAAGGTGCTTATGCCCACGCATCAAAGATTGAGGCAAACCTCAAAAAAGTTCCTTATCTGCGTGATGTACGCATTGCGGAACCTGTTGCCTATCCGAGTATGGAAATCGAGGTAAACCGTGACCTTGCCGGGCAGTTCGGGCTGACGATGCAGGATATTACCCGCAGTCTTGTTACGGCTACCTCATCTACCCGCTTTACCGATAAAAACCTTTGGATAGACCCGAAATCGGGATTAGTATTCCAAACACAGGTACAGATACCGGAGGGTATTATGTCGGAGGAAAGATTGCGCTCACTTCCGTTGAAAGCGGGAAGTCTTCGCCCGGTACTGGAAGATGTGGCAACTATCCGCAGGGTAACGGCTCCGGCACAGGTCAACCGTAAGGGTCCGAACCGATACGTGACCATTGTAGCCAATCTGTATGATAAGGATTTGGGTACGGCTTCAAGGGCAGTAAAGCAGGCGATTAAAGATGCAGGCGAAGCACCCCGTGGCACGGTTGTATGGACAGAGGGAACGTTACAATTGTTGGATGATACATTAGGGAGTTTATTGGCAGGTTTAGGAGTGGCGATTATCGCTATATTCCTGATGCTATCGGCTTACTACCAATCGTTCAAAGTGCCTTTGATTATCCTATCGGTATTACCTGCTGTGATTGCGGGAAGCCTTATTATTCTATTCCTGACAGGTAGCACGCTTAACCTCCAGTCCTATATGGGTATTATTATGTCGCTTGGGGTATCGGTTTCCAATGCGGTTTTATTGGTTAATCAAGCTGAATATTACCGTACAAAAATGGCGTTAAGACCTATTAATGCCGCAAGGCTGGCAGCTTCGTCAAGGTTAAGACCTGTATTGATGACTGCCGCAGCGATGCTTGCCGGGATGCTGCCGATGGCATTGGGCTTAGGCGATGGCGCAGAGCAGGTAGCACCATTGGGCAGGGCTGTTATTGGTGGACTGATTGCCTCTACCGTAACCATCCTGTTATTGGTTCCGCATTTCTTTTCATCTATGATGTCAAGAACGAAAGTAATTAGCCCGTCATTAGACCCTGACGATTGTGAGAGCAGGTATTATGCAGAACAATCCGGTAAACAAACGATATAA
- a CDS encoding TolC family protein, producing MIKHIMATTLLWIAVVAAFPIYAQQQKENTLGSLWSKVEENYPGIGAKTSAIDAAKLNQEAVKGKMLPQVKAQAQNTYGTYEGSAGAFFPQAGFFNVSGSAVPLDGSSTAANTFGSATVEWELFSFGKLRKQNEAAGALYNKSVSDKDAYLLNLKKTLSERYIALLYNEAKLQWTEKNAERLDDIRKITSGLSASGLRPAADSLLASSSYVQAMGEHDKWNGFKSASYIKLLELYGNDTVNYTASADRFGNPAQNNLNKLNTINPSHPILDALDKQSEYYTLSGEAQKRSSLPSINLLGGYAYRGTGIGTNGRVSGAWKDGFNNTTNNVLAGIGITWNLTSLYTNRKKGEQLFKEAESTKYLHSQYEQAMQADLSASQAKIMQQYEQLRKTKLAVQQSQDAYNMYLARYKSGLITLSELLQIRILLEQAENAHIEASREYWVLLAYEAELTADFDFLFNNL from the coding sequence ATGATAAAACATATTATGGCGACCACATTATTGTGGATTGCCGTTGTTGCTGCATTTCCAATCTATGCGCAGCAGCAAAAGGAAAATACGTTAGGCAGCTTATGGTCTAAGGTAGAAGAAAATTATCCGGGCATTGGCGCAAAAACATCTGCCATTGATGCCGCAAAACTCAATCAAGAGGCGGTTAAGGGCAAAATGCTCCCACAGGTAAAAGCACAAGCACAGAATACCTACGGAACCTACGAGGGAAGCGCAGGCGCATTTTTTCCGCAGGCAGGTTTTTTCAATGTCAGTGGTTCAGCAGTCCCATTGGATGGTAGTTCTACCGCCGCCAATACTTTTGGTTCTGCTACTGTGGAATGGGAATTATTCTCTTTCGGAAAACTCCGTAAGCAGAACGAAGCTGCTGGAGCTTTATATAATAAATCGGTAAGCGATAAGGATGCTTACCTGCTCAATCTGAAAAAGACTTTATCCGAAAGGTACATTGCGCTTTTGTACAACGAAGCCAAACTGCAATGGACGGAAAAGAATGCGGAACGTCTTGACGACATTCGCAAAATAACGTCCGGCTTATCTGCATCGGGTTTACGCCCTGCTGCAGACAGCCTCCTTGCATCATCATCCTATGTACAGGCAATGGGCGAACACGATAAATGGAACGGTTTTAAAAGTGCCTCTTACATTAAACTATTGGAACTGTACGGCAATGACACGGTTAATTATACGGCATCTGCCGACCGTTTTGGCAATCCTGCCCAAAACAATTTAAACAAATTAAATACCATCAATCCCTCACATCCCATTTTAGATGCTTTAGATAAGCAATCCGAGTACTATACATTGAGTGGTGAGGCACAAAAAAGGTCTTCTTTGCCCTCAATAAATCTATTAGGTGGCTATGCGTACCGTGGTACGGGTATAGGAACTAACGGTAGGGTATCAGGTGCATGGAAAGACGGGTTTAATAATACCACCAATAACGTTTTGGCGGGTATCGGTATCACCTGGAATTTAACAAGTCTGTACACCAATCGTAAAAAAGGAGAACAGCTTTTTAAAGAAGCGGAAAGCACTAAGTATCTGCATTCGCAATACGAACAGGCGATGCAGGCAGATTTGTCCGCTTCGCAGGCAAAAATCATGCAGCAGTATGAGCAACTTAGGAAAACAAAACTTGCGGTTCAGCAATCGCAGGATGCTTACAATATGTACCTCGCAAGGTACAAAAGCGGTTTAATCACGTTGAGCGAACTTTTACAGATACGCATTTTGCTGGAACAGGCAGAGAACGCCCACATCGAGGCTTCCCGTGAGTATTGGGTACTGCTCGCTTACGAAGCAGAGCTAACTGCTGATTTTGACTTTTTGTTTAACAACCTTTAA